A single window of Channa argus isolate prfri chromosome 12, Channa argus male v1.0, whole genome shotgun sequence DNA harbors:
- the LOC137138045 gene encoding low affinity immunoglobulin gamma Fc region receptor II-like — MTGEIKNPEASPDSGLVACVGAAGGSPPVPARLTVSPRRSQFFQWNPVSLSCGEDDNSAEWTLRRNTTADSRTECGADWGEQAGSSCTITGIVTWDSGVYWCESTEGSTSNSITITVTGGAVILQSPVLPVMEGHDVSLHCKTENSSKLPADFYKDGSLIRTEPTGHMTIHHVTKSDEGLYKCHISSHGESPPSWIYVTEKFTTAPSPTSTFVASSSPSPLLYVLSSVPPASGVFALVILVLMVRRCIQRKPKASEITVGQDDIIHDITYSDVKILDKKHQHPIRRSRETDPAAVYSAVKREDDNYGQIVIKNIKSKRRELPPEPEVVYSSLRSSHL; from the exons CTcgtctgactgtgagtcccagGAGATCACAGTTTTTTCAGTGGAAtcctgtgtctctgagctgtggGGAGGATGACAACTCTGCTGAatggacactgaggaggaacacGACCGCGGACAGCAGAACTGAGTGCGGAGCTGACTGGGGAGAACAAGCTGGTTCTTCCTGTACCATAACTGGCATCGTCACatgggacagtggagtttactggtgtgagtccacagagggatcaaccagtaacagcatcaccatcactgtcactg gtggagcagtgatcctgcagagtcctgtcctccctgtgatggagggacatgatgtcagTCTTCATTGCAAGACAGAGAActcctccaagctcccagctgatttctataaagatggctccctcatcaggactgagcctacaggtcacatgaccatccaccatgttaccaagtctgatgaaggcctctacaagtgtcacatcagcagtcatggagagtctccacccagctggatctacgtcacag aGAAATTCACTACTGCACCATCCCCTACTTCAACCTTTGTTGcttcatcatcaccatctcCTCTCCTTTACGTGTTGTCATCTGTTCCACCTGCCAGTGGGGTTTTTGCACTGGTGATACTGGTTCTAATGGTGCGACGATGCATTCAGAGGAAACCTAAAG CTAGTGAAATAACAGTTGGACAAGATGACATCATACATGACATCACATACAGTGATGTCAAAATACTGgataaaaaacatcaacaccCAATAAGACGAAGCAGAG AGACTGATCCAGCTGCAGTCTACTCAGCAGTGAAAAGAGAAGATGACAATTATGGTCAAATAGTcatcaaaaacatcaaatcaaagagAAGAG agcTTCCACCAGAACCAGAGGTCGTCTACTCTTCACTGAGGTCTTCACACCTTTAG